Proteins from a genomic interval of Oncorhynchus clarkii lewisi isolate Uvic-CL-2024 chromosome 15, UVic_Ocla_1.0, whole genome shotgun sequence:
- the LOC139367149 gene encoding anion exchange protein 2-like isoform X3, whose protein sequence is MSLPEAPSASSMRGAVEEDEGDLNKSLGVQRFQQILSSAPRVPDEQHRTYNEEDFEYHRHSSHHIHHPLSKLPSDGRRKKSGKKKKKERERKDSSGPTSNTAIEEGEDEEDDEEEGGESHTHLSETDCDTVKEDVHFFLSDEDRLATPTTDSPHPARGMEVVPQSAVGTEPEDATSTEKPCPTLSSSDPSDPASLTRIASRSYDLQERRRTGNMTGAEQAKYHRIPTDESEAQTLASADLDGIKSHRFEDVPGVRRHLVRKSTKGQVVHVGKDHQETSIRSQKKDRTPHEVFVELNELIMDKNQEMQWRETARWIKFEEDVEEETDRWGKPHVASLSFRSLLELRKTISHGAVLLDLDQKTLPGIAHQVVEQMIISDQIKAEDRANVLRALLLKHSHPSDEKEHSHNPFPRNISAASLGSMLPHHHSSNHIHQPEPSVTEPLMGSASSAEQETRVDVEKNDVQKESTPNIGMHRSKSKHELKLLEKIPENAEATVVLVGSVDFLEQPTMAFVRLQEAQELDSVLEVPVPVRFIFVLLGPSSTNMDYHQIGRSISTLMSDKHFHESAYLADDRQDLLNAINGFLDCSIVLPPSEMGGEELLHSVSRFQKEMLRKREEQGALLAKEPKSQEEKESLLSPGKPGDDPLQRTGRPFGGLIRDVKRRYPKYASDFKDALNAQCAAAVIFIYFAALSPAITFGGLLGEKTEGLIGVSELIVATALQGILFCLLGAQPLLVVGFSGPLLVFEEAFYSFCKGNGVEYLTGRVWIGFWLIIIVVMMVALEGSFLVRFVSRFTQEIFSCLISLIFIFETFSKIGKIFVEHPLQRCSSGNSTAENSTMENSPLELLLGNGTISVVPVKVWREPNTALLSLVLMSGTFFIAFYLRKFKNSAFFPGKLRRIIGDFGVPIAILIMVLVDYSIRDTYTQKLSVPSGFSVTSPEKRGWVINPLGMDTPFPIWMMFGSMLPALLVFILIFMETQITTLIVSKKERMLVKGSGFHLDLLVIVVLGGTSALFGLPWMAAATVRSVTHANALTVMSKAVAPGDKPRIQEVKEQRVTGLLVAILVGLSIVIGDLLRQIPIAVLFGIFLYMGVMSLNGIQFTERLMLLLMPPKYHPDHTYVRKVKTLRMHLYTLIQLVCLASLWAVMSTVASLAFPFVLILTVPVKMFLLSRIFTTREMQCLDSDDAEPIFDEREVHDEYSEMHMPV, encoded by the exons cCGGAGGCGCCATCAGCCTCGTCCATGCGAGGAGCGGTTGAGGAGGATGAAGGGGACTTGAACAAATCTCTGGGGGTCCAACGCTTTCAGCAGATCCTCAGCTCCGCCCCCAGGGTCCCCGACGAGCAGCACCGCACCTACAACGAGGAGGACTTTGAAT ACCACCGTCACTCCTCGCACCACATCCACCACCCCCTGTCCAAGCTGCCCTCCgatgggaggaggaagaagagcggcaagaagaaaaagaaggaaagagagcgcAAGGACAGTTCCGGCCCAACCAGCAACACCGCCATtgaggaaggagaggatgaggaagatgatgaggaagagggtggAGAGAGCCACACCCATCTCTCTGAGACAGATTGTGACACCGTCAAAGAAGACGTACAT TTCTTTCTGTCAGATGAAGATCGCCTGGCCACACCTACCACAGACAGCCCCCACCCTGCCCGAGGGATGGAGGTTGTGCCTCAGTCTGCTGTGGGCACCGAACCTGAAGATGCCACCTCCACCGA aaAGCCCTGTCCGACCTTGTCCAGCAGTGACCCATCCGACCCCGCCTCTCTGACCCGCATAGCCAGCCGCAGCTACGACCTGCAGGAGCGCCGGCGTACGGGCAACATGACTGGCGCCGAGCAGGCCAAGTACCACCGCATCCCCACGGATGAGAGTGAGGCGCAGACCCTGGCCTCGGCCGACTTGGATGGCATTAAGA GCCATCGTTTTGAGGATGTCCCTGGGGTACGGAGACACCTAGTCAGAAAGAGCACCAAGGGCCAAGTGGTGCATGTCGGCAAGGACCACCAGGAGACCAGCATACGCAGCCAAAAAAAGGACCGGACCCCACATGAG gtGTTTGTGGAGCTGAACGAGCTGATCATGGATAAGAACCAGGAAATGCAGTGGCGGGAGACAGCGCGTTGGATCAAGTTTGAGGAGgacgtggaggaggagacggatcGCTGGGGCAAACCCCACGTGGCCTCGCTCTCCTTCCGCAGCCTGCTGGAGCTCCGCAAGACCATCTCCCacg GGGCGGTGTTGTTGGACCTGGACCAGAAGACTCTGCCTGGCATCGCCCACCAGGTGGTGGAGCAGATGATAATCTCAGACCAGATCAAGGCTGAGGACCGCGCCAACGTGCTCCGAGCCCTGCTTCTCAAACACAG TCACCCGAGCGACGAGAAAGAGCACAGCCACAACCCCTTCCCCAGGAACATCTCTGCGGCCAGCCTGGGCAGCATGCTGCCTCACCACCACAGCTCCAACCACATCCACCAGCCAGAGCCCTCCGTCACAGAGCCCCTCATGGGCTCGGCCAGCTCGGCGGAGCAGGAGACGCGCGTCGACGTGGAGAAGAACGACGTGCAG AAGGAGTCGACTCCAAATATTGGCATGCACAGGTCCAAGTCCAAGCATGAGCTCAAGCTGCTGGAGAAGATTCCAGAGAACGCTGAGGCCACTGTTGTCCTTGTGG GCAGTGTGGACTTCCTGGAGCAGCCCACCATGGCGTTTGTCCGGCTGCAGGAGGCGCAGGAGCTGGACTCTGTACTGGAGGTCCCCGTGCCCGTCAGGTTCATCTTCGTCCTGCTGGGACCCTCCAGCACCAACATGGACTACCACCAGATCGGACGCTCCATCTCCACACTCATGTCTGACAAG CACTTCCATGAGTCGGCCTACCTGGCAGACGACCGTCAGGACCTGCTCAACGCCATCAACGGCTTCCTGGACTGCAGCATCGTGCTGCCCCCCTCGGAGATGGGTGGCGAGGAGCTGCTCCACTCAGTCTCTCGCTTCCAGAAGGAGATGCTCCGCAAGAGGGAGGAGCAAGGAGCCCTGCTGGCCAAGGAGCCCAAAAGCCAGGAGGAGAAAG AGTCCCTTCTATCGCCCGGGAAGCCGGGAGACGACCCCCTGCAGCGTACGGGACGCCCCTTCGGCGGCCTGATCCGGGACGTGAAGCGCCGCTACCCAAAGTATGCAAGCGACTTCAAGGACGCGCTGAACGCCCAGTGCGCGGCGGCCGTCATCTTCATTTACTTCGCCGCCCTCTCCCCAGCTATCACCTTCGGAGGCCTCCTGG GTGAGAAGACTGAGGGTCTGATCGGTGTGTCTGAGCTGATCGTGGCCACGGCGCTGCAGGGCATTCTCTTCTGCCTCCTGGGGGCCCAGCCGCTCCTGGTGGTGGGCTTCTCTGGACCCCTACTCGTCTTTGAAGAGGCCTTCTACTCT TTCTGTAAGGGGAACGGGGTGGAATACCTGACGGGCCGGGTGTGGATCGGCTTCTGGCTTATCATCATCGTGGTGATGATGGTGGCCTTGGAGGGCAGTTTCCTGGTTCGCTTTGTCTCGCGCTTCACCCAGGAGATATTCTCCTGCCTCATCTCACTCATCTTCATCTTCGAGACCTTCTCCAAGATAGGCAAG ATTTTCGTGGAGCACCCGCTGCAGCGCTGTTCCTCTGGCAACAGCACGGCGGAGAACTCCACAATGGAGAATAGCCCCCTGGAGCTGTTGCTTGGCAACGGCACCATTTCGGTGGTGCCGGTGAAGGTCTGGAGGGAACCCAACACAGCACTGCTCTCCCTGGTGCTCATGTCTGGAACCTTCTTCATTGCATTCTACCTGCGCAAGTTCAAAAACAGTGCCTTCTTCCCCGGCAAG CTGCGTAGGATCATTGGAGATTTCGGGGTCCCCATAGCCATCCTCATCATGGTCCTAGTGGACTACAGTATACGTGACACTTACACACAG AAACTGAGCGTGCCCAGTGGCTTCTCTGTGACCAGTCCTGAGAAGCGTGGCTGGGTGATCAACCCCCTGGGCATGGACACCCCGTTCCCCATCTGGATGATGTTCGGCAGCATGCTTCCCGCCCTGCTGGTCTTCATCCTCATCTTCATGGAGACACAGATCACCAC gctGATAGTGAGTAAGAAGGAGCGGATGCTGGTGAAGGGTTCTGGCTTCCACCTGGACCTGCTGGTGATTGTGGTGTTAGGGGGCACCTCAGCCCTATTCGGCCTGCCCTGGATGGCAGCCGCCACCGTGCGCTCCGTCACGCACGCCAACGCCCTCACCGTCATGAGCAAGGCGGTCGCCCCAGGTGACAAGCCCCGCATCCAGGAGGTCAAGGAGCAGCGGGTCACAGGGTTGCTGGTGGCCATCTTAGTAG GCCTTTCCATCGTGATCGGAGACCTCTTGCGTCAGATCCCCATCGCTGTGCTGTTTGGCATCTTCCTCTACATGGGCGTGATGTCACTCAACGGCATCCAGTTCACCGAGCGCCTGATGCTACTGCTGATGCCCCCCAAGTACCACCCAGACCACACCTACGTCCGCAAG GTGAAAACGCTGCGGATGCACCTGTACACGCTGATCCAGCTGGTGTGTCTGGCGTCGCTGTGGGCCGTCATGTCCACCGTGGCTTCGCTGGCCTTCCCCTTCGTCCTCATCCTCACCGTGCCCGTTAAGATGTTTCTGCTGTCACGTATCTTCACCACCCGAGAGATGCAGTGT CTGGATTCTGATGATGCAGAGCCCATCTTTGATGAGAGAGAGGTCCATGACGAGTACTCAGAGATGCACATGCCTGTGTGA
- the LOC139367149 gene encoding anion exchange protein 2-like isoform X1: MSNPNEPSNVTDALASVIHIPEAPSASSMRGAVEEDEGDLNKSLGVQRFQQILSSAPRVPDEQHRTYNEEDFEYHRHSSHHIHHPLSKLPSDGRRKKSGKKKKKERERKDSSGPTSNTAIEEGEDEEDDEEEGGESHTHLSETDCDTVKEDVHFFLSDEDRLATPTTDSPHPARGMEVVPQSAVGTEPEDATSTEKPCPTLSSSDPSDPASLTRIASRSYDLQERRRTGNMTGAEQAKYHRIPTDESEAQTLASADLDGIKSHRFEDVPGVRRHLVRKSTKGQVVHVGKDHQETSIRSQKKDRTPHEVFVELNELIMDKNQEMQWRETARWIKFEEDVEEETDRWGKPHVASLSFRSLLELRKTISHGAVLLDLDQKTLPGIAHQVVEQMIISDQIKAEDRANVLRALLLKHSHPSDEKEHSHNPFPRNISAASLGSMLPHHHSSNHIHQPEPSVTEPLMGSASSAEQETRVDVEKNDVQKESTPNIGMHRSKSKHELKLLEKIPENAEATVVLVGSVDFLEQPTMAFVRLQEAQELDSVLEVPVPVRFIFVLLGPSSTNMDYHQIGRSISTLMSDKHFHESAYLADDRQDLLNAINGFLDCSIVLPPSEMGGEELLHSVSRFQKEMLRKREEQGALLAKEPKSQEEKESLLSPGKPGDDPLQRTGRPFGGLIRDVKRRYPKYASDFKDALNAQCAAAVIFIYFAALSPAITFGGLLGEKTEGLIGVSELIVATALQGILFCLLGAQPLLVVGFSGPLLVFEEAFYSFCKGNGVEYLTGRVWIGFWLIIIVVMMVALEGSFLVRFVSRFTQEIFSCLISLIFIFETFSKIGKIFVEHPLQRCSSGNSTAENSTMENSPLELLLGNGTISVVPVKVWREPNTALLSLVLMSGTFFIAFYLRKFKNSAFFPGKLRRIIGDFGVPIAILIMVLVDYSIRDTYTQKLSVPSGFSVTSPEKRGWVINPLGMDTPFPIWMMFGSMLPALLVFILIFMETQITTLIVSKKERMLVKGSGFHLDLLVIVVLGGTSALFGLPWMAAATVRSVTHANALTVMSKAVAPGDKPRIQEVKEQRVTGLLVAILVGLSIVIGDLLRQIPIAVLFGIFLYMGVMSLNGIQFTERLMLLLMPPKYHPDHTYVRKVKTLRMHLYTLIQLVCLASLWAVMSTVASLAFPFVLILTVPVKMFLLSRIFTTREMQCLDSDDAEPIFDEREVHDEYSEMHMPV, translated from the exons cCGGAGGCGCCATCAGCCTCGTCCATGCGAGGAGCGGTTGAGGAGGATGAAGGGGACTTGAACAAATCTCTGGGGGTCCAACGCTTTCAGCAGATCCTCAGCTCCGCCCCCAGGGTCCCCGACGAGCAGCACCGCACCTACAACGAGGAGGACTTTGAAT ACCACCGTCACTCCTCGCACCACATCCACCACCCCCTGTCCAAGCTGCCCTCCgatgggaggaggaagaagagcggcaagaagaaaaagaaggaaagagagcgcAAGGACAGTTCCGGCCCAACCAGCAACACCGCCATtgaggaaggagaggatgaggaagatgatgaggaagagggtggAGAGAGCCACACCCATCTCTCTGAGACAGATTGTGACACCGTCAAAGAAGACGTACAT TTCTTTCTGTCAGATGAAGATCGCCTGGCCACACCTACCACAGACAGCCCCCACCCTGCCCGAGGGATGGAGGTTGTGCCTCAGTCTGCTGTGGGCACCGAACCTGAAGATGCCACCTCCACCGA aaAGCCCTGTCCGACCTTGTCCAGCAGTGACCCATCCGACCCCGCCTCTCTGACCCGCATAGCCAGCCGCAGCTACGACCTGCAGGAGCGCCGGCGTACGGGCAACATGACTGGCGCCGAGCAGGCCAAGTACCACCGCATCCCCACGGATGAGAGTGAGGCGCAGACCCTGGCCTCGGCCGACTTGGATGGCATTAAGA GCCATCGTTTTGAGGATGTCCCTGGGGTACGGAGACACCTAGTCAGAAAGAGCACCAAGGGCCAAGTGGTGCATGTCGGCAAGGACCACCAGGAGACCAGCATACGCAGCCAAAAAAAGGACCGGACCCCACATGAG gtGTTTGTGGAGCTGAACGAGCTGATCATGGATAAGAACCAGGAAATGCAGTGGCGGGAGACAGCGCGTTGGATCAAGTTTGAGGAGgacgtggaggaggagacggatcGCTGGGGCAAACCCCACGTGGCCTCGCTCTCCTTCCGCAGCCTGCTGGAGCTCCGCAAGACCATCTCCCacg GGGCGGTGTTGTTGGACCTGGACCAGAAGACTCTGCCTGGCATCGCCCACCAGGTGGTGGAGCAGATGATAATCTCAGACCAGATCAAGGCTGAGGACCGCGCCAACGTGCTCCGAGCCCTGCTTCTCAAACACAG TCACCCGAGCGACGAGAAAGAGCACAGCCACAACCCCTTCCCCAGGAACATCTCTGCGGCCAGCCTGGGCAGCATGCTGCCTCACCACCACAGCTCCAACCACATCCACCAGCCAGAGCCCTCCGTCACAGAGCCCCTCATGGGCTCGGCCAGCTCGGCGGAGCAGGAGACGCGCGTCGACGTGGAGAAGAACGACGTGCAG AAGGAGTCGACTCCAAATATTGGCATGCACAGGTCCAAGTCCAAGCATGAGCTCAAGCTGCTGGAGAAGATTCCAGAGAACGCTGAGGCCACTGTTGTCCTTGTGG GCAGTGTGGACTTCCTGGAGCAGCCCACCATGGCGTTTGTCCGGCTGCAGGAGGCGCAGGAGCTGGACTCTGTACTGGAGGTCCCCGTGCCCGTCAGGTTCATCTTCGTCCTGCTGGGACCCTCCAGCACCAACATGGACTACCACCAGATCGGACGCTCCATCTCCACACTCATGTCTGACAAG CACTTCCATGAGTCGGCCTACCTGGCAGACGACCGTCAGGACCTGCTCAACGCCATCAACGGCTTCCTGGACTGCAGCATCGTGCTGCCCCCCTCGGAGATGGGTGGCGAGGAGCTGCTCCACTCAGTCTCTCGCTTCCAGAAGGAGATGCTCCGCAAGAGGGAGGAGCAAGGAGCCCTGCTGGCCAAGGAGCCCAAAAGCCAGGAGGAGAAAG AGTCCCTTCTATCGCCCGGGAAGCCGGGAGACGACCCCCTGCAGCGTACGGGACGCCCCTTCGGCGGCCTGATCCGGGACGTGAAGCGCCGCTACCCAAAGTATGCAAGCGACTTCAAGGACGCGCTGAACGCCCAGTGCGCGGCGGCCGTCATCTTCATTTACTTCGCCGCCCTCTCCCCAGCTATCACCTTCGGAGGCCTCCTGG GTGAGAAGACTGAGGGTCTGATCGGTGTGTCTGAGCTGATCGTGGCCACGGCGCTGCAGGGCATTCTCTTCTGCCTCCTGGGGGCCCAGCCGCTCCTGGTGGTGGGCTTCTCTGGACCCCTACTCGTCTTTGAAGAGGCCTTCTACTCT TTCTGTAAGGGGAACGGGGTGGAATACCTGACGGGCCGGGTGTGGATCGGCTTCTGGCTTATCATCATCGTGGTGATGATGGTGGCCTTGGAGGGCAGTTTCCTGGTTCGCTTTGTCTCGCGCTTCACCCAGGAGATATTCTCCTGCCTCATCTCACTCATCTTCATCTTCGAGACCTTCTCCAAGATAGGCAAG ATTTTCGTGGAGCACCCGCTGCAGCGCTGTTCCTCTGGCAACAGCACGGCGGAGAACTCCACAATGGAGAATAGCCCCCTGGAGCTGTTGCTTGGCAACGGCACCATTTCGGTGGTGCCGGTGAAGGTCTGGAGGGAACCCAACACAGCACTGCTCTCCCTGGTGCTCATGTCTGGAACCTTCTTCATTGCATTCTACCTGCGCAAGTTCAAAAACAGTGCCTTCTTCCCCGGCAAG CTGCGTAGGATCATTGGAGATTTCGGGGTCCCCATAGCCATCCTCATCATGGTCCTAGTGGACTACAGTATACGTGACACTTACACACAG AAACTGAGCGTGCCCAGTGGCTTCTCTGTGACCAGTCCTGAGAAGCGTGGCTGGGTGATCAACCCCCTGGGCATGGACACCCCGTTCCCCATCTGGATGATGTTCGGCAGCATGCTTCCCGCCCTGCTGGTCTTCATCCTCATCTTCATGGAGACACAGATCACCAC gctGATAGTGAGTAAGAAGGAGCGGATGCTGGTGAAGGGTTCTGGCTTCCACCTGGACCTGCTGGTGATTGTGGTGTTAGGGGGCACCTCAGCCCTATTCGGCCTGCCCTGGATGGCAGCCGCCACCGTGCGCTCCGTCACGCACGCCAACGCCCTCACCGTCATGAGCAAGGCGGTCGCCCCAGGTGACAAGCCCCGCATCCAGGAGGTCAAGGAGCAGCGGGTCACAGGGTTGCTGGTGGCCATCTTAGTAG GCCTTTCCATCGTGATCGGAGACCTCTTGCGTCAGATCCCCATCGCTGTGCTGTTTGGCATCTTCCTCTACATGGGCGTGATGTCACTCAACGGCATCCAGTTCACCGAGCGCCTGATGCTACTGCTGATGCCCCCCAAGTACCACCCAGACCACACCTACGTCCGCAAG GTGAAAACGCTGCGGATGCACCTGTACACGCTGATCCAGCTGGTGTGTCTGGCGTCGCTGTGGGCCGTCATGTCCACCGTGGCTTCGCTGGCCTTCCCCTTCGTCCTCATCCTCACCGTGCCCGTTAAGATGTTTCTGCTGTCACGTATCTTCACCACCCGAGAGATGCAGTGT CTGGATTCTGATGATGCAGAGCCCATCTTTGATGAGAGAGAGGTCCATGACGAGTACTCAGAGATGCACATGCCTGTGTGA
- the LOC139367149 gene encoding anion exchange protein 2-like isoform X2, with product MPREKQDWTLMEFLYTAAKPEAPSASSMRGAVEEDEGDLNKSLGVQRFQQILSSAPRVPDEQHRTYNEEDFEYHRHSSHHIHHPLSKLPSDGRRKKSGKKKKKERERKDSSGPTSNTAIEEGEDEEDDEEEGGESHTHLSETDCDTVKEDVHFFLSDEDRLATPTTDSPHPARGMEVVPQSAVGTEPEDATSTEKPCPTLSSSDPSDPASLTRIASRSYDLQERRRTGNMTGAEQAKYHRIPTDESEAQTLASADLDGIKSHRFEDVPGVRRHLVRKSTKGQVVHVGKDHQETSIRSQKKDRTPHEVFVELNELIMDKNQEMQWRETARWIKFEEDVEEETDRWGKPHVASLSFRSLLELRKTISHGAVLLDLDQKTLPGIAHQVVEQMIISDQIKAEDRANVLRALLLKHSHPSDEKEHSHNPFPRNISAASLGSMLPHHHSSNHIHQPEPSVTEPLMGSASSAEQETRVDVEKNDVQKESTPNIGMHRSKSKHELKLLEKIPENAEATVVLVGSVDFLEQPTMAFVRLQEAQELDSVLEVPVPVRFIFVLLGPSSTNMDYHQIGRSISTLMSDKHFHESAYLADDRQDLLNAINGFLDCSIVLPPSEMGGEELLHSVSRFQKEMLRKREEQGALLAKEPKSQEEKESLLSPGKPGDDPLQRTGRPFGGLIRDVKRRYPKYASDFKDALNAQCAAAVIFIYFAALSPAITFGGLLGEKTEGLIGVSELIVATALQGILFCLLGAQPLLVVGFSGPLLVFEEAFYSFCKGNGVEYLTGRVWIGFWLIIIVVMMVALEGSFLVRFVSRFTQEIFSCLISLIFIFETFSKIGKIFVEHPLQRCSSGNSTAENSTMENSPLELLLGNGTISVVPVKVWREPNTALLSLVLMSGTFFIAFYLRKFKNSAFFPGKLRRIIGDFGVPIAILIMVLVDYSIRDTYTQKLSVPSGFSVTSPEKRGWVINPLGMDTPFPIWMMFGSMLPALLVFILIFMETQITTLIVSKKERMLVKGSGFHLDLLVIVVLGGTSALFGLPWMAAATVRSVTHANALTVMSKAVAPGDKPRIQEVKEQRVTGLLVAILVGLSIVIGDLLRQIPIAVLFGIFLYMGVMSLNGIQFTERLMLLLMPPKYHPDHTYVRKVKTLRMHLYTLIQLVCLASLWAVMSTVASLAFPFVLILTVPVKMFLLSRIFTTREMQCLDSDDAEPIFDEREVHDEYSEMHMPV from the exons cCGGAGGCGCCATCAGCCTCGTCCATGCGAGGAGCGGTTGAGGAGGATGAAGGGGACTTGAACAAATCTCTGGGGGTCCAACGCTTTCAGCAGATCCTCAGCTCCGCCCCCAGGGTCCCCGACGAGCAGCACCGCACCTACAACGAGGAGGACTTTGAAT ACCACCGTCACTCCTCGCACCACATCCACCACCCCCTGTCCAAGCTGCCCTCCgatgggaggaggaagaagagcggcaagaagaaaaagaaggaaagagagcgcAAGGACAGTTCCGGCCCAACCAGCAACACCGCCATtgaggaaggagaggatgaggaagatgatgaggaagagggtggAGAGAGCCACACCCATCTCTCTGAGACAGATTGTGACACCGTCAAAGAAGACGTACAT TTCTTTCTGTCAGATGAAGATCGCCTGGCCACACCTACCACAGACAGCCCCCACCCTGCCCGAGGGATGGAGGTTGTGCCTCAGTCTGCTGTGGGCACCGAACCTGAAGATGCCACCTCCACCGA aaAGCCCTGTCCGACCTTGTCCAGCAGTGACCCATCCGACCCCGCCTCTCTGACCCGCATAGCCAGCCGCAGCTACGACCTGCAGGAGCGCCGGCGTACGGGCAACATGACTGGCGCCGAGCAGGCCAAGTACCACCGCATCCCCACGGATGAGAGTGAGGCGCAGACCCTGGCCTCGGCCGACTTGGATGGCATTAAGA GCCATCGTTTTGAGGATGTCCCTGGGGTACGGAGACACCTAGTCAGAAAGAGCACCAAGGGCCAAGTGGTGCATGTCGGCAAGGACCACCAGGAGACCAGCATACGCAGCCAAAAAAAGGACCGGACCCCACATGAG gtGTTTGTGGAGCTGAACGAGCTGATCATGGATAAGAACCAGGAAATGCAGTGGCGGGAGACAGCGCGTTGGATCAAGTTTGAGGAGgacgtggaggaggagacggatcGCTGGGGCAAACCCCACGTGGCCTCGCTCTCCTTCCGCAGCCTGCTGGAGCTCCGCAAGACCATCTCCCacg GGGCGGTGTTGTTGGACCTGGACCAGAAGACTCTGCCTGGCATCGCCCACCAGGTGGTGGAGCAGATGATAATCTCAGACCAGATCAAGGCTGAGGACCGCGCCAACGTGCTCCGAGCCCTGCTTCTCAAACACAG TCACCCGAGCGACGAGAAAGAGCACAGCCACAACCCCTTCCCCAGGAACATCTCTGCGGCCAGCCTGGGCAGCATGCTGCCTCACCACCACAGCTCCAACCACATCCACCAGCCAGAGCCCTCCGTCACAGAGCCCCTCATGGGCTCGGCCAGCTCGGCGGAGCAGGAGACGCGCGTCGACGTGGAGAAGAACGACGTGCAG AAGGAGTCGACTCCAAATATTGGCATGCACAGGTCCAAGTCCAAGCATGAGCTCAAGCTGCTGGAGAAGATTCCAGAGAACGCTGAGGCCACTGTTGTCCTTGTGG GCAGTGTGGACTTCCTGGAGCAGCCCACCATGGCGTTTGTCCGGCTGCAGGAGGCGCAGGAGCTGGACTCTGTACTGGAGGTCCCCGTGCCCGTCAGGTTCATCTTCGTCCTGCTGGGACCCTCCAGCACCAACATGGACTACCACCAGATCGGACGCTCCATCTCCACACTCATGTCTGACAAG CACTTCCATGAGTCGGCCTACCTGGCAGACGACCGTCAGGACCTGCTCAACGCCATCAACGGCTTCCTGGACTGCAGCATCGTGCTGCCCCCCTCGGAGATGGGTGGCGAGGAGCTGCTCCACTCAGTCTCTCGCTTCCAGAAGGAGATGCTCCGCAAGAGGGAGGAGCAAGGAGCCCTGCTGGCCAAGGAGCCCAAAAGCCAGGAGGAGAAAG AGTCCCTTCTATCGCCCGGGAAGCCGGGAGACGACCCCCTGCAGCGTACGGGACGCCCCTTCGGCGGCCTGATCCGGGACGTGAAGCGCCGCTACCCAAAGTATGCAAGCGACTTCAAGGACGCGCTGAACGCCCAGTGCGCGGCGGCCGTCATCTTCATTTACTTCGCCGCCCTCTCCCCAGCTATCACCTTCGGAGGCCTCCTGG GTGAGAAGACTGAGGGTCTGATCGGTGTGTCTGAGCTGATCGTGGCCACGGCGCTGCAGGGCATTCTCTTCTGCCTCCTGGGGGCCCAGCCGCTCCTGGTGGTGGGCTTCTCTGGACCCCTACTCGTCTTTGAAGAGGCCTTCTACTCT TTCTGTAAGGGGAACGGGGTGGAATACCTGACGGGCCGGGTGTGGATCGGCTTCTGGCTTATCATCATCGTGGTGATGATGGTGGCCTTGGAGGGCAGTTTCCTGGTTCGCTTTGTCTCGCGCTTCACCCAGGAGATATTCTCCTGCCTCATCTCACTCATCTTCATCTTCGAGACCTTCTCCAAGATAGGCAAG ATTTTCGTGGAGCACCCGCTGCAGCGCTGTTCCTCTGGCAACAGCACGGCGGAGAACTCCACAATGGAGAATAGCCCCCTGGAGCTGTTGCTTGGCAACGGCACCATTTCGGTGGTGCCGGTGAAGGTCTGGAGGGAACCCAACACAGCACTGCTCTCCCTGGTGCTCATGTCTGGAACCTTCTTCATTGCATTCTACCTGCGCAAGTTCAAAAACAGTGCCTTCTTCCCCGGCAAG CTGCGTAGGATCATTGGAGATTTCGGGGTCCCCATAGCCATCCTCATCATGGTCCTAGTGGACTACAGTATACGTGACACTTACACACAG AAACTGAGCGTGCCCAGTGGCTTCTCTGTGACCAGTCCTGAGAAGCGTGGCTGGGTGATCAACCCCCTGGGCATGGACACCCCGTTCCCCATCTGGATGATGTTCGGCAGCATGCTTCCCGCCCTGCTGGTCTTCATCCTCATCTTCATGGAGACACAGATCACCAC gctGATAGTGAGTAAGAAGGAGCGGATGCTGGTGAAGGGTTCTGGCTTCCACCTGGACCTGCTGGTGATTGTGGTGTTAGGGGGCACCTCAGCCCTATTCGGCCTGCCCTGGATGGCAGCCGCCACCGTGCGCTCCGTCACGCACGCCAACGCCCTCACCGTCATGAGCAAGGCGGTCGCCCCAGGTGACAAGCCCCGCATCCAGGAGGTCAAGGAGCAGCGGGTCACAGGGTTGCTGGTGGCCATCTTAGTAG GCCTTTCCATCGTGATCGGAGACCTCTTGCGTCAGATCCCCATCGCTGTGCTGTTTGGCATCTTCCTCTACATGGGCGTGATGTCACTCAACGGCATCCAGTTCACCGAGCGCCTGATGCTACTGCTGATGCCCCCCAAGTACCACCCAGACCACACCTACGTCCGCAAG GTGAAAACGCTGCGGATGCACCTGTACACGCTGATCCAGCTGGTGTGTCTGGCGTCGCTGTGGGCCGTCATGTCCACCGTGGCTTCGCTGGCCTTCCCCTTCGTCCTCATCCTCACCGTGCCCGTTAAGATGTTTCTGCTGTCACGTATCTTCACCACCCGAGAGATGCAGTGT CTGGATTCTGATGATGCAGAGCCCATCTTTGATGAGAGAGAGGTCCATGACGAGTACTCAGAGATGCACATGCCTGTGTGA